aaaatttattccaatgcattattcTTATTtgtcattaccaccgtttagtAACAACTGCTAAACAGGTGCAATTATTGTTATTGGACCTAGAGATATATGAAAGTAggttttatatgtatatatctatattttgAGGCTCAAAGAGGATTTTGTATAAATTCTACCACATTTATGAATACTTGATTTTCATTAGATTGGTTTACAACATCATTTTCATTCCATTACGGAAtgacccaatgccattaagtggctcccacctatgGTGGGGCTTGGGGGGTCGGATGTAcgtaaccttacccttgttagtgataagactaacaaagaggttgtttacAAAGAAATGATAAAAGATTCTCTCTGATTTCCGTTATCTTTGATTGTAGTAATCAGAAGAGCTCCTCATGAATTCAAGATTGCATGCTTGGAGGTAAATACTAACTCATCTTCATCCACGAGAAGGTTTTAATTGCAATCTTATGGCTGAACGTAAAGCTCGCTTATAATGTTACCATTTCCAGGATATCAAGGCTCTATTTCCTCCCGATTACAATCCATTTTACGCAGGATTTGGGAACCGAGACACAGATGAGCTTACGTATAGAAAGATTGGTATCCCAAAGGGAAAAGTTTTCATAATCAATCCAAAGGTAAGACATAAGAGTATCTTCTCGAAACAATCAGAATTTAGAAATGTAAATAATACGAATCAATCTTAAGCCTTTTTCGAACTATGCTAACAGGGTGAAGTAGCTATTAACCATCGGATTGATGTGAAGTCGTATACTTCATTGCATACACTAGTCAATGATATGTTTCCTCCTACATTGATGGTCGAGCAGGTATTATCGTGTTTAGCTAAACTTTGCTCCGTTCTATTAACCATTTTGTGACTCCGTACTTCTGCTGATGTATTGTTACAGGAGGATTATAACGCATGGAATTTTTGGAAGGTGCCATTGCCGGATATCAATGCTTAGCTTGTGAAAACGGCTAATCAAACACGAAGAATCAAAACAATTCGTAAGGGGGGACGGGAATTGTTTCGTTCTGGGTTGTTCGAAAATATTGCAGGCGCCAAGGCGAAGGCGTTGACTACTAAATTGTGTATATGTGAGTTAGATAGTGATTTTACATGAAGGGTATTCACTCTTGATTAGTATTAGTAATAAGATATAGTTATTAATTGTTAATCTAAAACCTCCacaaacttttatatatatatatatatatatatatatatatatgaagaagttCTAGTGAGATTCAtctttatatgagaaccgtgagaactaaTTTGCCTGATAAAAATGCGTTACTTTTTTACAAATAGATGTTACTATTAtgcaaaattatgttttttttttaataaaaagatgatacttttaggcaaaaaaaagtgttacttttagaaaaaaaattctgaaaaaaactcataaaaaagtGTTGGTTTTTTCATAAAAGATGTTACTTTtcgtaaaaaaaatgtgttactttgtattatatttttttttttgcaaaatattttttgtttttcaaaagtaacattttttttgcttaaaaataccaacttttttttaaaacaaaagtaatagTTTTTTGTCTAAAAATAAGACATTTTCTGTTAAAAAGTAACACAATTTTATTACGCATATTGTTTCTCacagttctcatataagcttggttctcactggaatttgaccatatatatatatataaaggtcAGATAAGAATTAAACTTATATGAGAAACGTAAGAACTATGTTACTTTTTGGTAAAAAGAATTGTTACTTTTATGAAaagattatgaaaaaaattaattaaaacccGATAAAAAAATGTATTACTTTTTCACAAAACATGTTATATATTggcaaaaaagtgttattattgtaattatgtgtattaaattttagttattaaaataatattattgtccTATCAATTAGTAGTTTAAATAATTATGCAACGTACTTTCATATGTCtatgaaattattataattaaacatATTTTAAGCTTAATagaagtaaaagaaattatagGAGTACTTGTTTGAGAAGTAAAAACCTTTGTTTTTTTCACCCAAAATAaatgatatatattttaaatgaaattactTAATTGTATCAACAATAGTAAACAGATATTAATATTCATAGTGATTTCCTGAAAAGTAGGACCCTAAAATTACTAGGAACCTATTGATTATATCTTTTTAGTATAATGctcatttcttaaaaaaattaactcattttattattgaatatctacagaaatattattaattattaattggttttgattaattaattaagatgtCTTGGTTAAAATTCAGGGGGAATTTGGCCATGGAAatgaagataaagaataaaaataaaaccaatctTTCACATATTCGCTCTTTTGCTGATATTGTCGTATTACAAGTTGGTAATGTTGTTGCCAATGGTTCTAATCTCCTTCATAGTCACATTgtaatttctctttttatttcttttttcttattaaatattatttttcctctttcaaattagttgttatatataatttaattatattctattttatgtttttaaaaacTTTGGATTTGAGGATTAAAATTAGGGTTCAATTgtttaaacatttttaaaaaataatttaataaaatcaagGTATaaatgcaataattgatttggAGACCGACTAAAGAATCTATACATATTAATAGGATTATTACAACGGTGGATCTTAAGTAATTTTTATGGCTGGAATGAAAATCATAGCTAATAcaaagtcaaaataaaaaataaagggtCTGAATAAGGTGGGTCGTAAAGAAAGTTCGTGCTTTAATGCTctaaattaaagataatatactttaatatcaaatgttttttgtaatattaaaaTTGTGGATTTTCTATtaagtaattttaaatttatttataatttagggaaatgaaaatatagaaaaatttaaGGATGCTGTGAAGAGATTGGAGGAATTTTCAAAATCATGTAGAGGAGAGGAGAGAATTGTACTTTTGAGAAGATGGTTGATATCTCTTAAACAACTTGAAGGCTTCACTTCTATAGAAAGTAATAATTGTATAAGGGATGATCATCATAAATGTATGCACCAACAACTTGATGATCTTGTAAGTTTCTACATCACTTTATTTTTTGAGGTTGCTTTAATTTATATAGAAATTAACATTTCCTAGAATATGTTTTAGGcgtatttaaaagaataaattcaCGCTAGAAACTAATAAAATGATTACTATtcgattatttctaaataattgcGTGCCACTGAAACTGTACTCAGCCTTAATGATACTTTTTTATgtcatttaaaataaaacaccTTAATTTCAACCTTTTTCCGATTTTTTTTCATCCTTTCTCAAACAAAGCTTTCTAGCCATCAAAAACATCGATTTTCATTTAAGTCGAGTATATTTTCAACGAACACGCAATTATTCAAGAACAATTGAAAGATGAATTTATTTCATCAAATGAGCAGTAAAAaatagattgaattattaatgttttttttttctacctaaaattttaagataaaaaaataaattttattttattattttttatacaaaataaattaaaaaagtaaattcaACAAAAAGCTATAAAGATGGTTGttcttacaaattaaaaaatttgctaatatttatttaatgtaGGACTGGGATCACATTCAGGAAGATGCACATTTGAATATTGTTGATGTAGTTTTCCATAGCCATGTTGTTGAAGGAATTGTCTTGTCCATGGTTAGTTATACAATACTctaaattttacattttaatttttattcaagCCATATATACGAGTAATATGAATTATTGTCTATTTTAAAttctagaataataataaaaatatctagTACATGAAACTATTAGAAATTAATTTCTTTTGGAATTAACTTGtaataaatatagaaaaaaagaataatgcaaaataatctaaaatgatCATAGATAAGACTATGTAAGGGCTATAATAATCATCCACTctacattttaaaaatatatgaaatataaacctattattttaattaaatacgaATAAATTTTTAGATCGAATAAAATATTGGTTTTTAATCCTTTTTTTCTCGGCAtatgcttaaaaaaaaattgtaggtTTGTAATTTAAGATGATTTCTTATTGTATATTCTTTTTATGCAGATTCTTGAAGCACCTAATGAGGAAGAAAGTATTCTTATTTTAGATATTTTCAGGTTAGTAGATTTATTAAATAGTTTTAAACCAACTTATTAATTCatgaatttaataaaattcattatttttttttaaaataatttttagactTTCTCTAATGGGTGGAAGGAAAGTTCATGAATCAATTATTAATAACATTCAAGACTTAGCAAAAGTTTTCTCAAGCTATCATGAAGAAGTATTGGTATGCATTGGTGATTTTCTAttccaatatatatttttgtacatAAATTTCTCTTCataaatttattaaagaaaaatattggTATGGATATATGGTGTTGGGGtgatatttttcacaaaagtatTTTTCCGGTCATGGTCGAATTATATCTATATTTATCATATCCAGTGTATCTCGTTCATAGAATCATGGTCGAATTTAATTGTTCAAATTATTATTTGGCctactaaatttttttaaataatttatttttatattaagttgTCCACCCtatctcaaaataaattttaataacttataatgtGACTATATGCgactaattattttaaaaacaaaataaatttatatatggtatcatttttttcttttcttctttgtgAAGTTAAGGCGTGAAGAACTTCTTCAATATGCTCAAATTGCTATAACTGGTCTTAAAGTAAATGCTGATATCTCGAGGTAATTTATACTCCCGACTTTTTACTACTCCATATTAAAGTTAAAGTTTAAACAGGGAATTGATTGTTTTAGCAAAATTGCTTTTTTAATAcctttttgaaattattattgagttaattctaattttaaacAACATAATTTCgagaaaatagtttttttttcttttttttttttgcgataTATAGTCATATATAGAAGTACCAAATTTATCTAGGAAAGTTTGAATTACTGTAACTTATTTGTCTATTAGATCTATTATCTACATAATaccttaattaattttttgagatTAAGTTTCAGACAATATTTATAGTAGAATATCTTAAACAAtcaaaaatacataatatcttATTTTGCAATccctttaaactattttaaaaagaTCTTGCTTACGAACGTTTTCGGGATGTTTGTTAATAAGGATATATTAAGAAGTTTTCACAACAGACCCGATGATCCAATTATCACCTGACCTTATAATCGAATCTGATTTGACCAGACTTTAAAATGTATTTACAGttatgtaaaaaccaatgtAGACACAAAATCCGATTTTGAACCGACTCGAAACACCTGTTCCGAAATAAACCCGATGACCCGAAAGAACACCTCTTTATTTACctaatataacataaaatttaaaatctatcACCAAATTACActtcaaaatataataataattttatttaaaaatttgaaattggctcaaatttattgtttagcaattaaaaattttcaaatttggatttagATCAAATTCCACCAgaatttttaaagtagttaaaattgagaatttgaaaatgactacctaaactttgtcattctcaaattcttcatttataattttataattaaaatctataatttaaaatgaaatacttgtttccaaatactacattatattatttatatcttatattttgttttctaaatTATACTTTGAAATATGTTATTGTTGCTATTAACGAACGAGCGTTGATTAGCTTTTGCCTTTAGAAATtatattcaataataatactactacGATTAAAATTTCTAACTCACTATAATGATTTGATCTCAGAATAGATACGGAAGTTTCAACGTTGACAACAAAAATGCATGAAACTAAAATCAAGCATCAATGTATAAATGATGATGATCGCACGTTATGGCAACAAAAGAACTTCATCACCTTAGAGGTACTTTTCCAAACATAAAGTAACCTAATTTCCATTCTCGTTGCCCCTTTCTTTATTCTACTCAACCACTAAAAAAAACTTTCTACCAAGTATAtgtctaaataaaaataaattaaaacaataatttttattagagtatataatatgttCTGGGGGCCTcaaataaaagtttaaactaaaATTCTAATATGCTCCCTCATAcagagagccctttgggctagatgTATGAATACAGTACATGCCCTTTTTATTACTTCCACTTTAAAAAAGGATGGTTAAGATTCAAACCCGTGAACTCATGTCACGTTGGCTTATAATACCatatcaagaaaccaactcaaccaaaatattaaattgataGTTGAGGTtccagaatatattatatactcttacAATTTTCATGCACTTCTAAATTACgtgaatcattttttttttttaaaaagttgcaAGAATCACGAGTTATTCCAGTACTGATTGAATGCTTATCCTTTCACTATTGTGATGAGACTTCGATTATCATACTAAATTCCTTGCTAATTTTGTTTCAAGGCTTTGAAGGAATCACATTTAAAGATACGATTGTACTTGAAGATAGAAGCACTCTTATTGCACAAAAAAGCTATACAAGATGGTGATTCTTTAGAAAATCATGCTCAAAAGGTTGAATCTCTATCatacaattaatttttatctttattcattttctatctttgattttgctatactttttaaattaaaaagagaattttttatatattatatagcaaATAAGTAATGTTACAAGTAAATTGGAacggaaaaattatgatgaaTTTCGATTTTAGTGTTTTGTTGAGTAACATTATACTTTCATAGTATTTCTATCTCTTTGAATTTACTATATATTTACAgtgatatttttctttataatatatttattaacgTTAGTATTTTATTTTGACAGGTTAATAAGTTGAAAGTTCTATTGAATTCTCTAACTAAATCTACTTTAAAAGCTGAGAGGCAAATTTTAGATCAAAGGTCAGTTCACTCAACAATACAATATTTTATATTGTGGTAGTTTGATAAATAGTTGTTGATtgttagttatttatttatttgatcaatttaacgtgttggttatttttgttgacttttaagTTAATTGAATATATCAGttgttaaaggaaaaataattaataaaatcaagtaTTATAGTAGTTGGTTGTTCATTTGATAAAAAACGTACTAATAAGCCCAAAGCCTTTAATtcatttttgctaaaaaaccaACTTTTCTGTCGgttaaaaaatcatttataaaacatgcattttttggctttttaaccAACCAGAAAGCCAAAGGCGATAGTCAATAAAAAAAGCTAACTCAAAAACCATTTATCAAATCCCGCGTTTTATTTGTGGTTTCCTTTTTGCATTAAACTTCTGATTTTGCCCTCCCTTgaaaaaactataatttttcTCAATTCATCAAACTCAACACTTATTCAACGTAAATGCAACCCATAAGattttttgttgaagttctagtcacaattttaaattttggtcGATAAATTTCCGATAATTTTGTgagcaaataaaataatataaaatatcaatTCGCACAAAACTTACGAGTGTAGCTAGGGGTACTTGAAAATATAATCCATTATTATGTAAAGATGGTCAAATTTAagaattttctgaaattttgcaTAAAATTAGTTATCTACatatttttgatgttaaattTATCTTTCTTATTATTGCTTCAAAACACTCATAATTAGTTGAGATTAAGTTGAGAgacttttattttgttattttaattttaagttgaaTGAATCAAATCAACAGAACTCATAGAGATGAAGCAGTACACTTTCGTCTTTTAAAAGACACTGAAGTAAGCCAAATTGAACAGGTATTTACTATTTTCTTTCAATATTTTTACACTACCATTATTAGCATTAGttattatttaagtttattttatatattatgtctaatgtgtaagaaaatatatagttaactgtgatcttgtttgaattgtctaatcgcatactttcatgaaattaaattttctatgatttttaaatgtgcatagtttaatatataaatgatcaaaataaaacattaaattgtgtaaaaagccAAATGTTGCAAATATAATAGAACAGATGAAGTATTTCACATCAGATGCctacaattttttttgaaaaaatatattgtGATTATCgtgataaagtatataacaaatataaattattactaatatttattGGGTTgatctaatatacatttattgtCTTAaatcatttacaattttaaagtcatGATAACTCTTAGAGAGTGACTACTTATAGCATTAAAGTGATTACTgacaatcttaaaataatcaattagagaaatgagTTAATCATATGCGCTCGTCTCATAGTGAAACAGTCTACAAGATCACTTGTTGATTAATGAAGTATTAGCTTTTAATTGAGTAgatcttttaatataatatcaGAGTCAATGTGAATCAAGTTCAATACTTAGAATCTCATCACCCTTAATTTTAAGTAGAATATTTTGGGAAAGGAGAGGTTATAAACCTCACTCAAGGATCACTAAATTAAGGTTtaagtgtgtgtttgtgttgtgTCAAGTATGGAAATCAAATAATGCAATATAATGTaatgaatgacaataataagtaaataatcaagacaaagatttaaggtggttcaccaatTTTGGGCTACATTCACCATCTAGCCTAGGatttatattaatgtgtttaaaggagaaaataaaacttaaaggAATTACAATGAAGTATTAGTGTGGGAAGAGAGGAGCTTAAAATAGGAAGTATTCTTGAGCTAAGTAAGGTAGCTCACCAATGAAACTTTTTGTGCACTTAACTATGGCCTAGGACAAGTGTATATATAAGGGAAATGAGGGCTTCAAAGACACTATGGGACAGCAGCATAAAGGGACAGCAGCTAAGGCCTACACAGACCACGTGAGAAATCAAAACAGGAGCAGCAGAGACCCTGCTCGACCTAGGCTCGACCATATGGAGGTCGAGCGAGCAGCAAGGGAGGGAAAAACAGCTTCTGATTCACTCCTTTCCTTTTCTATGCTAAATCACGGTCTCTAATACTCTTGCACACTTATCTTAGGACTAATATTTTCTCTCTAAACTCTTCACATGTTGAGATTTACTACCCAAACAAATCAATCACATGTGATTCTTTGTCTTCTTCTAATCTTCACTAATTATAATGATTAATTTCCTTAATCATCATCTTGTTTACTTGGTGAACATAAGTCACCCATAATCTAACATTTTGCATTAGTATGAAAAAAGTTTGTAGTGCATTTACATTTCTAATTCAAAGAGATCTCAATTTTTAACTGTTTGTTGATCATTTATTTGAATTTCTTAACTAAATTAGCTATTTTGTTGAGCCTTCCATCAATTGCCAGGCCAGTACTTAAGGTGATGATGGGCCAAAAAAATCAGATTGTAGTTGTtcgattaattaaaatttatcaaaatttcctataattattaaaacaaaaagaaaatttcaGTTTTGAGTCGGGGATTCTTTAACCACATTCTCCTTATTgatatgagttgtcgtcttccTTCCTTTCCTCCCCAACCCCTGCTCATAGGTCCCGATGAGCgaaatacactgggtatgatgatcgatgatgaagaaaatttcaaaaatttaggAGACGTGGCCGACCTAAGCACCCTGCCTAAACATACTTCCTCCTTTCTAAAATACTTACAACATTTACTTTATCACGCAGTCTAATGCACTAATTcgatctttaatatctttagttatgcataataaaaaattataaaaatttgattttaataagCTTTACAAAGAaacaatcaaacaagatctcacttgatcaTGTTCTAATTTATAAACAGAagactaatcacaaattaagactGATGCAATTAatttagaacggaggaagtatctaTCACTCAAATGTTTTAATTCTACTAGTTACTTACTTGGATATTGATTATTTTGATATCGATCCTATTTAGGAACTATTAGCAGAAATCGAAACACTTGAACAGCAAAAGGATGCCTTGGAAGTTGAATTTAGAAAGGTACTTCTAGTTTTTCTTTATTGATTctgtaaatattaatttttttttcaaatttatcattttaacaattttatttttttctaaattttttttaaaataatttatgttcGCAGATTGACACTTCATTAGTTGCAGCTAAAACACGTCTTCGAAATGTCAAGGAAGAAAGAGACTATTTTGATGAAGCAAGCAGCGAAATTCTCCATCATATACAATTTAAGGTATTCATTCcacttattttgattattttagatTATAACGCGAGAgcttgttaaagcaagtgccaataatcttaacaatGACGTTAACTTTGAACGTTTAATCGAACATACTTTGTCTTGTATTttggagagggtcgataaagatgtgtcgtatatggatggtttaaggtttggaacgttTGATGTTGGTTGCTTGATCGAAGCAACAAGAAAGGAGTAGAAGCATGAAGTTCGCTCGACCAAATGTGGGTTATTCGATCGGTC
The sequence above is drawn from the Amaranthus tricolor cultivar Red isolate AtriRed21 chromosome 5, ASM2621246v1, whole genome shotgun sequence genome and encodes:
- the LOC130813639 gene encoding uncharacterized protein LOC130813639; the encoded protein is MSWLKFRGNLAMEMKIKNKNKTNLSHIRSFADIVVLQVGNVVANEKFKDAVKRLEEFSKSCRGEERIVLLRRWLISLKQLEGFTSIESNNCIRDDHHKCMHQQLDDLDWDHIQEDAHLNIVDVVFHSHVVEGIVLSMILEAPNEEESILILDIFRLSLMGGRKVHESIINNIQDLAKVFSSYHEEVLLRREELLQYAQIAITGLKVNADISRIDTEVSTLTTKMHETKIKHQCINDDDRTLWQQKNFITLEALKESHLKIRLYLKIEALLLHKKAIQDGDSLENHAQKVNKLKVLLNSLTKSTLKAERQILDQRTHRDEAVHFRLLKDTEVSQIEQELLAEIETLEQQKDALEVEFRKIDTSLVAAKTRLRNVKEERDYFDEASSEILHHIQFKQQERSRSMKFARPNVGYSIGRTGVSGSSEKCRMR